TACAGGCTTTCTGTGAAGCTTTTCTAGAAGTTGCAAGTATTCAGTTTCAAGCTCCCTGCAACTACGTATGGCAAATACATCACAGTCACGCACTGAAGATCCACTACGGAACATATCTGATACACCAGAAGCATTTGGGTGTGCAGCACTAATGCTCTTCTTTGCTTCGTGGAACCGGTAAACAACTTTGTTTGGGAATGGGATCCACTCGAGTGGACTAGTCAGGGTCTCAGGGTTACTCCATGTCCCAGCACCATCCTTGATCATATTTGATGCTGGACCGAAAGTTGCAGAGCTCCAGCCATTCATTAATGAAAGGAAGACTTTGCGAATACCTAGTTTGTCAGCAATTGGAGGTAGCCAGTAGCTAGGGAAGTCATAGATGATCCAGTCTATTGGAGAAGAAGCTTCCAGAAACCTTTCCAACGGCTCTTTTAGGCCGTCATAGGCTTTCTTGAGTAACTGTACATCATCAAAGGGCACGTCTGAGGTGGCCTCAGCATCAGGGGGTAGCTTTTCAATTCGAGGCAATGGAAGAGGAACTAGCTTGATTAATGGAACTAAGTTTTGAGGGATTTTAGGGAGGAGGCGCTTAAGATTTAATGGAGCAGATACATACGATATGTGGTGTCCCTTGGTAGCCAAGTGCTTTGAAAGCTCCAGGAATGGAATCATGTGACCAAATGCAATCCATGGGAAAACAATTATGTGAAGCTCCTTCCTGTTATCCATGGCTTTTGAGCAACTGTGAGGAAGGTAGAGGTAATGGACAGATTTCAGAAGCACCGGGAAATCAAAATTTTGTGGATAAGCTTTGCCGCTGAACTTTGGTTGTTCTATCAAGGGGTATTGTTGGCAAGAATGAAGAATGGACACCTGTTTAGATTGAGTTACTATATGGAAAGCTCAACAGTTTTACATCTGTaagaattttgaaataaaatactctgtattaaaattatttttctggGA
This genomic stretch from Spinacia oleracea cultivar Varoflay chromosome 3, BTI_SOV_V1, whole genome shotgun sequence harbors:
- the LOC110791967 gene encoding putative UDP-rhamnose:rhamnosyltransferase 1: MDNRKELHIIVFPWIAFGHMIPFLELSKHLATKGHHISYVSAPLNLKRLLPKIPQNLVPLIKLVPLPLPRIEKLPPDAEATSDVPFDDVQLLKKAYDGLKEPLERFLEASSPIDWIIYDFPSYWLPPIADKLGIRKVFLSLMNGWSSATFGPASNMIKDGAGTWSNPETLTSPLEWIPFPNKVVYRFHEAKKSISAAHPNASGVSDMFRSGSSVRDCDVFAIRSCRELETEYLQLLEKLHRKPVIPVGLLPTLVEEGKRGNDDTWQSIKGWLNKHINGSVVYVALGSEFVPSQDDITELALGLELSMLSFFWALPKQATTQIELPNGFEERTRDQGLVWKNWAPQSKILAHDSVGAFLTHCGWSSIIEGLQFGRPLVMLPFVLDQGINARVMEEKKVGIEIPRNSKDGSFTKNSVAESLKVVFEDIFGKIYRDEAKKMSRIVADKDLQNQYVENFEEYLYNNRPIPEA